In Pygocentrus nattereri isolate fPygNat1 chromosome 3, fPygNat1.pri, whole genome shotgun sequence, the DNA window CCGTATTGTTTACACCATATTTGATGAGCTGCCAAGAACCTCAGGGAGTAAAAATAGCACTGAACTATGAAAATAGATTTCTCTGCTAGTTTTTGCTGATACAAACCAGTCATTGATTTTGTTGATAACAAAATCAATGATTTTTCCTCTTGAgcattttttcctttcctttgtgGTAGTAACTATTCCCTATTATATTTGacttttatatacatatttttatttctcatgTTCTCCTATAGGATTAAAAACTAggaattgattttaaaatgaccTGATGTGTCAGCCTGAAGGTGGTGATATGACTGCATCGATTTTAAGAGATTAAAACCGAATATGACCAATTCTAGTAACGTTCAATAAAGTGTGTGCATATTTAGTCCAAGCAAAAAATCTCAGCCTGTTTTTAATTGTAAGAATCCTAAAAGGTcagtgctttgttttattttctttattctcctGCTGTTGAAATAGTTTCTtctgtcatttgtttttttaacgtAATGTGATCGAACTGAATCATTGTGAGGTCTTTTTTCCATAAGATTATTGTAGGGGAATGTAAATGCTGACCCCTGTCTGTATGTTTTCGTAGCGGAGGCTTGCTCCAGTGCCTGCGGGGATGGGCTGGTGGAGGTCTGCTCGGAGGACGTGGCTGGCCCAGACTGCCCTCTGCGCTGCTCTTCCTGCTCCTCTCTGGACTCGGCAGCAGACACAGATCCTGAGGATGGGGGCTTCCTGAGGCTTGATGAAGCGTGTGATCTGGAGGAGAGCTGGTTCATCACCCCGCCACCCTGCTTCACTGCAGGAGGCCGGGctccagtgctgctggagaccAGTCCTCTGGAGAACCTGCTGATCGAGCACCCCAGCATGTCTGTGTATGCTGTCCACAGCTCCCGCCACCGGCCCACCAAGGACAACTCCTGCGAGCCCACCATCCTCAGGTAGCTTTTAATTCTTTTATTCAGCCTGatggaaataaaatgtgaatgtaGTTTGCTTGTGTAGTTTTCCACCGGAGCTATGTGGTTAATGTACCTAAAAAGTCACGGAAGCTCATTTCTACCAGGTTAACATGGAAACTGCGTAgctaaaacagcataaacattgTTGAGTGATCGAGTGTCTGTACCATCGCTTTAAAACAGTTGTGGTCTAAGTTGTGTTTCGTCCACCTTTCTGCAGGACTGAAGTTCAGCGTAGGCCGAGTCATCCCACTGACTGCTATGCAGCCACTCTCGCTGCCGCCCATGCCGGCTTCCTGGACCAGGCCAAAAACAGCCGCCTGGCTCAGAGAATCCGCGACAACGTAGACCGCCAACAGCTGTCCCGCAATGCCCTCCGCCGCCTTAACCTGCTCCGTGACGGGGGAGCCAGGCAGGCTAAAGCCGCCACAGGCCACGTTCACCAGCCCGGGCAGAGGCAGTACAACTACTGAGGCCGTCCCCACTGTGCTCCTCCAAACAGCTCCTTGTAGTAGCCCACCTCCACTGGTAATCACGCCTTTTTCCACAGGATGAATCAGTAGCATAGGTCACTTTACTTCAACGCAGGAACCGGTCTGCTTGAGCGCATGTCCAAATCGGGCGCCATTCAGCTCTGTGGCTCCTTCCTGGATGGCATTGTATTGTAATTGTCCCGAATCCTGCAGTGGATAATGTTCcaaggtgtttgtgtgtacttTCTTCAACATCCACAGTTCCATatggtgtgactgagaagtgcATTTATTTTGCATCCTGTAACATGGAGAACATCTAATGTCTTTCTGTAAAGccatatttctttttctttttgttttttttttttatcacagtaGTGATTAAATAATCAGCAACacctctctggataagagtgaaGTGGCCTACTTTGTCTCTTTTATTAGGTGTATTGTCACTAAAAGCCTTGTTTTAGGAGTAGATTCCACAATgtgtaaaattatattttaaagaaaattaaaatatttttaaaaggaaaaaacatattgaTAATATTCCATATCAGTATGAAGTTGCTATCTGCAGTGTACGGTATGTGAGTTAGTAGAATTGTTTTTCTTATAATAGTGTGCAGTTGTTGTATGACTGTGTAGTGGTAGTCTTGAAACGGATGtataaaaactaaactaaagccTAGTTTTAttgtaatacatatatatatatatttttaaaatcattgttCGCTCTGTATCTGCAGTACACTTCTCAGGGTCTTATCAGTTCACCTGTACTCTTTACTAAAATGCAGATTACTTGACAAATGTGTTAATTATCTTTGTATATACTGGAGAACCTCTAAATTTGACATTATGTTCATTGCCTTGTGGAAATGTTTGTAATTAATGATCATTTTAAGCAAAATTCAATGCTCGCTTGTCTTAGGACTGTGAAAACACTTTTCTTGATTGACTGTTAAGACCTGCAAACATGGAGTAAAACTGTTAGTCTTCTTTTTCAGAAATGTCTTGATTTCTTCACACTATAGTGATCGTTCCATGGTTTCATTGTATGCTTGATTAGTTACATGAAGATGTCATATTTGGTGAAGTTCATATTTAAACTCCGTGTAGCAGAAATGTCAGTCTAGTAATGtttgaaatgttgtttttttgtttgtttggggtttttttgttgtttttttttcttaaacgtGTTCTCTGATCTGGCAAATCTGGCATTGTGAATTTCTGACGACTGCTGAGACAAATGAATTGACTGCTAGATATGAAGTGCAGACTTGACTCAAAGGAATATTCATGATCTCTTGTGAACGTGAGTCTGGTCTTGATTCGTCACCGTATGGCTTATAAGACATACGGTGTTTCTGCGGACAGACATGGGACGTAGACACGTTGTTCTGCGTGATTTGAGTCTCCCTCACCCCTGTTACTGCTCGTTTTActctttttggttttatttctaGAAAATATAACAGACAATGCATTGTTTCTGCAGTTAAAGGGACTGAGTGATGCAGCCGTTTCCCCATTTCCCCACGTGTCTCTGTCTGGAAGAgcagcttttctctttttcatcagTAGCCtgacttttaatgtttaaaaacagggATTTTGTTTTGCCTTGAATTGTCTTGAGGATCTTGTGCCTTCCAGGTTAAACAGTGCGACAATGCATCAATCACGAACTTGAAAACCTGTCCAAAGGGACAAAGGGACAGCAAATGACTATGCACAGGGGAATAAACTTGTCTCTGTGAGCCACTCGCTCTGTACGTTTTACATGCTAATGTAGCAAATGTTCTTTCTGTGTTCACGTGCTAAGGATAGTTTGCGTGGCGGAGTGTTCAACTATGCTTTCATTCGTTTTTAGTTTACTGGAATAATGCAGCACTTTGCCAAAGGCGTAGGTGTTTTTAGCAACATTTTGTTCTCCATTCTTACATTTTGGA includes these proteins:
- the tp53inp1 gene encoding tumor protein p53-inducible nuclear protein 1; this encodes MFQRFTSILFGDALEEASGCPADLDFNENEDDEEWILVDYLAEACSSACGDGLVEVCSEDVAGPDCPLRCSSCSSLDSAADTDPEDGGFLRLDEACDLEESWFITPPPCFTAGGRAPVLLETSPLENLLIEHPSMSVYAVHSSRHRPTKDNSCEPTILRTEVQRRPSHPTDCYAATLAAAHAGFLDQAKNSRLAQRIRDNVDRQQLSRNALRRLNLLRDGGARQAKAATGHVHQPGQRQYNY